Proteins encoded within one genomic window of Suricata suricatta isolate VVHF042 chromosome 17, meerkat_22Aug2017_6uvM2_HiC, whole genome shotgun sequence:
- the GABARAP gene encoding gamma-aminobutyric acid receptor-associated protein has protein sequence MKFVYKEEHPFEKRRSEGEKIRKKYPDRVPVIVEKAPKARIGDLDKKKYLVPSDLTVGQFYFLIRKRIHLRAEDALFFFVNNVIPPTSATMGQLYQEHHEEDFFLYIAYSDESVYGL, from the exons ATGAAGTTCGTGTATAAAGAGGAGCATCCGTTCGAGAAGCGCCGCTCTGAGGGCGAGAAGATCCGAAAGAAATACCCGGACCGGGTTCCG GTGATTGTAGAAAAGGCTCCCAAAGCTCGGATAGGAGACCTGGACAAAAAGAAATATCTGGTGCCTTCTGATCTCACAG TTGGCCAGTTCTACTTCTTGATTCGGAAGCGAATTCATCTCCGAGCTGAGGatgccttgtttttctttgtcaacAATGTCATTCCGCCCACCAGTGCCACAATGGGTCAGCTATACCAG GAACATCACGAAGAAGACTTTTTTCTATACATCGCCTACAGTGATGAGAGTGTCTACGGCCTGTGA